TGTGGGGCGTGGCCTTCGCCAACATCACGCGGGGCGTGAAGATCGACGCCCACAAGGAGTACGTGGGCAACTTCTGGGACCTGCTGAACCCGTACTCGATCCTGGGCGGCCTGGTCACGCTGACGCTGTTCACCTTCCACGGCGCGGTCTTCGCCTCGCTCAAGACGGTGGGGGACATCCGGATGCGGGCGCGGAAGCAGGCGCTCGTGCTCGGCCTGGTGACCGCTGTCCTGGCGCTCGGGTTCCTGGTCTGGACGCAGGCGGACAACGGCGACGGCAAGAGCCTGGTCGCGATGATCGTGGCCGTGGTCGCGCTGGTCGGTGCCATCGGGGCGATCAAGATGGGGCGCGAGGGCTGGTCGTTCGCGCTGTCGGGCATCACGATCGCGGCAGCCGTCGCGATGCTCTTCCTGACGCTCTTCCCGAACGTCATGCCCTCGTCGCTGAACGAGGAGTGGAACCTCACGGTCACCAATGCCTCGTCGAGTCCCTACACCCTGAAGATCATGACCTGGTGCGCGGGCATCGCGACGCCGATCGTGCTGCTCTACCAGTCGTGGACCTACTGGGTGTTCCGCAAGCGGATCGGGACGCAGCACATCGCTGACGCGGCGCACTGAGTGCTCCGCGGATGCCGCGCACTGAGTCCTCCGTGGACGCCGTGCACTGAGTCCTCCGTGGACGCCGTGCACTGAGTCCTCCGTGGACGCCGTGCACTGAGTTCTCCGCTCGCTGATCTCTTCGGAGGGTGTGTTTCACGTGAAACCAATCGACCCGCGTCTGCTCCGGTACGCCCGCGCCACTCGGTTCTTCCTGGCCGCGGTGGTGGTCCTCGGCGTCGCCGGGGCGGGCCTGGTCGTCGCTCAGGCGATGCTCATCGCCGAGATCGTGGTCGGGGCCTTCCAGAAGGGGCTCGCCCTCGGTGACCTGGGGACGCCGCTCGTCCTGCTCGTGGTCGTCGCGGCGGGGCGGGCGCTGGTCGCCTGGCTGACCGAGCTCGCCGCCCACCGGGCGAGCGCGGCGGTGAAGTCGGAGCTGCGGGGGCGGCTGCTCGACCGGGCGGGGCAGCTGGGTCCCGGCTGGCTGAGCGGCCAGCGGACGGGTTCGCTGGTGTCGCTGGCCACGCGGGGCGTGGACGCGCTGGACGACTACTTCTCGCGCTATCTGCCGCAGCTGGGGCTCGCGGTGGTGGTTCCGGTGGCGGTGCTCGCGCGGATTGTCACCGAGGACTGGGTGTCGGCGGCGATCATCGTCGTGACGCTGCCGCTGATCCCGATCTTCATGATTCTGATCGGCATGGCGACCCAGAATCACATGGACCGTCAGTGGCGGCTCCTCTCGCGTCTGTCGGGGCACTTCCTGGACGTGGTGGCGGGGCTGCCGACGCTGAAGGTGTTCGGGCGTGCGAAGGCGCAGGCCGAGTCGATCCGGCAGATCACGGGCGAGTACCGGCAGGCGACGATGCGTACGTTGCGCATCGCCTTCCTGTCGTCGTTCGCGCTCGAACTCCTCGCGACGCTGTCGGTGGCGCTGGTCGCGGTGACGATCGGGATGCGGCTCGTCCACGGGGACATGGATCTGTACGTGGGCCTGGTCATCCTGATCCTCGCGCCCGAGGCCTACCTGCCGCTGCGTCAGGTCGGTGCGCAGTACCACGCGGCGGCCGAGGGACTCTCGGCCGCCGAGGAGATCTTCGAGGTCCTGGAGGCTCCGGTGCGGGCCACCGGGGAGGCGGCGGCGCCTTCGGGGACGTTGAGCGTGGAGGGCGTGACGGTCCGGTATCCGGGGCGCGCGTCGGACGCGGTCTCCGGGGTGTCGTTCGCGGTGGAGCAGGGCGAGACCGTGGCTCTGGTCGGGCCGAGCGGCGTGGGCAAGTCGACGCTGCTCGACGTGATCCTCGGGTTCGTCGAGCCTGCCGAGGGGCGGGTTTGCGTCGGGGGCGTCGACCTGGCCGGGGTCGCTCCGGAGCGGTGGCGCGAGCGGATCGCCTGGGTCCCGCAGCGGCCGCACCTGTATGCCGGGTCCATCGCGGAGAACGTACGCCTGGCGCGGCCGGACGCG
This Streptomyces sp. NBC_01283 DNA region includes the following protein-coding sequences:
- the cydB gene encoding cytochrome d ubiquinol oxidase subunit II; the encoded protein is MELHDVWFVLIAVLWIGYFFLEGFDFGIGILTKLLARDRTEKRVLINTIGPVWDGNEVWLLTAGGATFAAFPEWYATLFSGFYLPLLIILLCLIVRGVAFEYRAKRPEEKWQRNWEQAIFWTSLIPAVMWGVAFANITRGVKIDAHKEYVGNFWDLLNPYSILGGLVTLTLFTFHGAVFASLKTVGDIRMRARKQALVLGLVTAVLALGFLVWTQADNGDGKSLVAMIVAVVALVGAIGAIKMGREGWSFALSGITIAAAVAMLFLTLFPNVMPSSLNEEWNLTVTNASSSPYTLKIMTWCAGIATPIVLLYQSWTYWVFRKRIGTQHIADAAH